Within the Glycine soja cultivar W05 chromosome 3, ASM419377v2, whole genome shotgun sequence genome, the region cTTAGTGTTTGATATAATGTCTCAATCAAGAGTTGCATCTTCAAGTGTTAGCAAGAATGAAGTAAAAgtaaaacattaaaagaaaaactgtTATTACTTTAAGAAAAGTTCATTCATAGAatcaattgttaatttgttattgaatATTTAACAAAGATGTTAAGACAATTTCGTTTGTTAACATATTTCAATTGTAGTTagttaacaacattaacaaaaaaaggataaaagtaatataaaaaaagagaagaatattaggtgtaatttgagaaaaaacaaaaaaatacgagTGTAACAaagattttaagataatttcatttacttacatattttaataaattttaattaacaacataaaaaaaagaataaaaagaatataaaaaaagaaaaatatgatatgtaatttgagaaaaacataaatagcagtgtaatttaatcaatttaaattttttgagaaTATAATAATCATTCGGTATAGTATGTTGTTATGAAGGGCCAAATAGCTCTCTATTGAGTCTAATTGTACGTTCCACTtgcaattttaaattaataaaatttcctGTTCCTTTTAAGAATTCAGTGCGGAGTAATTAATGCAAGAGACTACGAGTCCCTTAGGTTATTGAGTTTTGACTGAAGAAATTGACAAAGTTGTGACGAATAAGATGATGCAATGAAGTGGTACTTAGGAAAAAAGATAGACAATGTTGAGATTGAGAAGAAGAGAGGGATGAGGTGAGAGTGGAGTTGTGTAAGCAAATGATCATAGAATCATAGTATAAAGAGAAGAGATGGCGTGACGTGAGGATACAATGCATAATGGAATGGATATATATCAATATATGTTATCACAGTCCAAACAAAATACTCTTTCTCTGTTCTCCAAGCGCCACTCAAAGTGGAAATTTGCCTTACAAAGTGGGGGGTCACTGGCTGTTGCTGGCTCATTTTAGTTCTGCATGTCGTTTGCTACAATACAATATATTTGTGTTGGAAATTGAAGCCTAAGATCAGAGGGAGACAAACCAAGCCAGTGCTGCCCACGTGGAAGAATCCTTAAAACCCAAGCAATGCTAGTGTGTACTGACAGATACacagatattttattttgattaattagcACATATTATATCAGTAACATATATTATTCaatgtatattaaaattaacagaaaaaaattaagtgtgAAGTTAGATGAAGGTTGATAAAATTggagtgtgtttggatatgcATTTGTGactttaaatttgagttttggatGGGTTGAGCATGATTTTTCACGATTTAGAATTTTGGACTTAAGTTCcattgaaataatttaaaataaattgtgtatCAACTTGAATTTGAGTCTTTCAAACACATCATTTATATTTGATAAAGTAATCCTTTAGACCAAAATGACACCCAACACACCTAAATCAAATATCTCATTCCACCACATATCCAAACCGTGTACCCCCTTGGTCGCatacatacatattttttataataagttttGCATTAAAGTGTCTTTTTTAGAATACAAAAACATTCGCCAAAAGTTCTAACTTAAATCCTGACTTGAgcgttaaaatgttttttacatATATCCCTTGCTTTCAGACTTACACGCGCCACCGCCAAATAATTCAACAAAGAACTATCAAAGAAGATCCTTCGGCACACTAAAAAATCTTTCAACAATGGAATAAGTGTTTGGTCCACTGTGACAGAAACACCTTGATATGCAACAAGGTTGTGGATATTAAAAtccattttaataattatatatatctaaaatcaattttgaatgcaagtttttaaacaatttagtatgataaaattatttttttaatatatgtttcCAAACAAAAACCACATTACAACGTACTCTCGTTTATTTAAAATCGGTTTTGTAAAATCAGttgattcaaaattaattctacaAACTCGTATTCAAACAtacattaattttgaataaaattatttttaaaatgatataatttatgtttaaaaaaatgtattctaaAAAGAAGTTTGGAGAAAAATTTAGAATACTTTTTATAttcaacataaaaattatttaaaattattttaacccaTAATTAATCTGgatttagaaataattttttaacatgagattaaatataacattaatctaAATTACACTAGCCGACCTTTTAACGTGATTTTAGAAAATTTGTATGAAACCAAATACACGACAGTTTATGGTCATTTTGGTGAAAAGTTCAGTTGGTGAAAAGTTCAGTAGGTCTCAGCATCTTACTActagtttaaatattttctttttcatttcatttgattTCAGTGTATCAAACTATACATAAATCTCATATTATTGCGTATTTGATTTTAGGTGTTTATTTtgagtttataattaattttgaataaatttaacatatttaattatatgttagaaaatagttcaaaattgattatgagtatataattaattttgagttaaaacaattttaagtaaattttatgtttgatccaaaattttatattaaattttacttttaacttaattttataataaaaacactcaaacataaatcatattactttaaaataaatttaaaccaaaataaattttataaaattaatttcatttaaaatcaattttaaccacCTAATCCAAACGTATACTCAATTTATTGATTCGCCACTTTATAAATTTCGAATGAATGTCTTAAAAAGTAGTAGCACTTACTAACACTGCTCGTTTTTAATGCGAAGTGTCATTTGAAGTCTTGAACACGCAATGCACAAATATCAAGTTATTAAACTTAGAGAAAGAAAGGAAGACAAATCTGGCTGTGTCTTTATGGGTCTCAGATTAAACATTTTGGATTGAGAGTACTGATTAGGGCACGCTGAAGTAAGTCAGTGGCCAAAGGATGAGTCCCCCTACTGTCTACGAAGTAATTGCATAACGTACAGACATAATCTCATGTTTGCAgaggatgaaataaaattttaataccaagtttttagtttatttaataaatttgtaaaatctTTACACAgacagaaaaatatcaaaaataaattcttatcTTGCACTTGCCTCTTAATATgttaatattgaaaataaatcatGTTCCTGTGATTCTGTCATAAGTTGATTGAAGGCTACTTCTTACACCAAAGGATCTTCActtccttttttctcttcctcgcTCTTTACCGAATGCTCTAGTTCAAAAGAAGATAGATACAAAAGAcattttaagagtttaattcAAAGCCATAAATGCaataataaatgtatattatattaacaATGGTCTTTATTGGGAGATTCTATCATTTTTATACTAACTGAGTCTTAGACCTTAGATCAGAATGTGCTGATTATCATCTACATAATAAGTCCTCTAATCAGGCTTAAGTGAAAATGATTATTGTTAAGTGTGATTATCAGTTTTTGATAGGATCGAATGAATATATGGCTACAAATACCTATGTGATAGGTCATTCCATTTTCTTATGGGGCCGAATAAATACTCAGTATTCTATCCAACTATCTATCTAATATAAACTTGAACTCAAAATGTCTTGGTGATTACTTGACTTTAAAGAAGATTCTAGACTAAACTAAGGAAttgcttttatatttttcattatctaAAAGATCAATCTCTAAGTTACTATAAgctttgaaaaaaacaaaagattttttgtttcaaatgatAGTTAGCTCTttgaaggaaaaacaaaagtgaACTTCAATGCATTACATGTAGGTAGAcataatccttttttttaaattttaatttgctttcagagaatgatattttaaaacgagtttaaaaaatattagtagaaTTACTTTTCAACacgaaataactaaaaatattaattaattattagttaatatagGAAATTTGTCGTATATTGTTGAAAAGGTCTATACTCTATACCAATAAATTAATAAGGTTAAACAGAACTAATATTTATAAGATGAGAGGTGTAAGGTGAGAGACAGAaggaatattttgaaaatataataaaaaaaaactggggccagaagaaaaaaaaagaggggtgTAAATATCATGGGACTTGGTGTGTGTTTGGATAACATCCAAAATTATGATAAACCATGGTAAAGGTGGATCAATCTTGATTTTGATCTGCacatgtttaaattattttcaaaattatgataaaaaaaaaattatggtagAGTTGAAGAAAGTATGAGCAGCTTCCATTTCTACCAAAATTGATTCTATTTGAATTTAGACTAATTTATCCTCACTTCACTATCCTCgtgtatatgtttattatttatttatttattgatttcaaatataattagatctaaaaaaaataaaaatatcattaaaaatattgctatatttatttaattttgaatttattttatctaattttccCTCACACTTATATCCTTAATAGTGtgataaatcatattaaaataaccATCATATCAATGCCTTCAAgcatatgtttattattttaaaatatggtaaatctaattatatataaaaactgtATATAGATATTAAAGCCTATTTTGATCATTATaccataaatttttttgattcaaagtatcaaaataatatatatatatatatatatatatatatatatatatatatatatatatatatatatatattttgagagTGAATaatattctctaaaaaaaatcactttttataATATCCGTTATCTAAACGAAAATTACTTACTTCATAATCAATTATGATAATAATCaattgtataaaattaattttattcattgtcAATTCAAATACACACTTAATATTTACTCGTAGGCACGAGTAAGAATCTGGGACCTACATAAGATGGTGTGAGTGGGACTGGTCCGTAATCCAATTCTATTCATGCTGCTTTATATTCATGAATCTTAGGACTAAAAAACTTGGTGCATGGATAATAATCAATCCAATCAACACATTATCCTGTGGCAGAACTTAATTCCACTAAAATAATCTCAAGACTCTAATATTACATTTATACGAATGTAGTAATGAATACGTAAAACACAATCAATAGGGCCAGCCAGCCATAGAAGAAATTATATGCAGACGgcaattacaaattacaatgaCCACACTAGGAAGTGTCATGGTGCTAGAAGTCAATCACACTTTGAAAACTACTAACTCTGCCTCCATTGCCCCCAACATATAACAACCTTTTAACTAATTCACGATAATTaagttgattaatttaattaatgttactCATTGACTAACAAAATATGTAAAGTAATTAAGGATATctcagataaaaaatttaatgaagagacaattttttaaaatttttataaaaaagacaaatttcTTGAAACTCTATTCAAGGATGGTGGTACTATTTCTATTCCGACCACTTACCCAGCACACTGCAAACAAGTCTTAGACGAGAGTTCAAGTCTTGAAGCAAGTGTTATATCAGTTGCATAAGAAAACATGTTTTCCGTCTTGAAGCAATTAAAATCCCGATTAACATAGATTTTAATAgaacattataaaataatagttgTGTTTACTGTTTACGTATGATATTTTACAAGcgagttaaataaaaaattttaggttataaaagtaaaattatttctagAGTGATATGGTTTGGGAGTCTCACCCAAAATCAATTCTATCCAACGACAGAAAAGTTAaaagttttcatttttcccaaagTCAATTCTACCCAcagcaaaaataatttttatccaCGGGAAAATTTACCCAACCGAGAAACAGtactatataaaataaatcattcccCCACTGCAAATGGTCATTGGCCAAACAATTTAATTAGGAATGAAAGATAGGGAGCAGGAGGAGGTAGGCAAAGGCAAATTAGTCGagattgttgaaagaaacataatgcaatttaaaaactgaaacaaCAGAGAATAATTTGTAAACTCTGTTCCCAATTCAACACCAATAGTACCGCAATTCTTAAATGATCAAAACCGTTAAATTGCAACCGATCAAAACAAAGCATCGTATCTCAAGCAATATTTGCCAAAAAGGAAGCTAGGTATAGGAAAAGGGTAAACAAAACACTTAAGCAAATAAGGCTATCAGACAACTAATCTTCTTCCTCTCCCTCATTCTCAGCAATGTTGAAGTACCTCAGTTCGTAAACACTTCTATCCTTGTTTGAAGCAATCACTCTGAGCCAGTCTCGCACATTGTGTTTCTTCAAGTACTTCTTCGTCAAGTACTTCAAATACCTGGAACCATACGAGCAGTTAAACACTTGCACCCTTACTTCAcgcatatcaaaataaaaacgcAAAATACATTGAATTTCTCCCATTATGCATCTTAGCTTCTAGAATAGTTCAACGGATTAAGTACATAAATCGATTTTAGCTTATGAGAAAAACTCAATTCATTTTAACTTGTTATTTCCTTATCCTGCTCAAAGAGAACTTTATCCTAACAGGGCCTAAATCCAAGTCCTAAACACTGATCAGACGTTGTGAATTTAAAAGACAACCGTATTTGATGGCATACCGCAACAACCACAACCATAAACACAATCACAATTTTAAGATCTTTTGTTATCATAGTTTGCATACATAAGCAACCTATTGCCAAGCATTCTACATAGAGCAATAAGCAGAAAGAAGAATACCGTTTGGAAAAGTTACAGTCAGAGGTGAGAATAATCTTAGTCTTCTCACGTGTAACGGTAACAGAGTCACCAAGAGCACCAGCTTTGCCACCAACCTTGATCCTCTCTTGAAGAAACTTCTCGAGAGAAGCAATGTCCATGATCTTGTCTTCTACTGGCTTTGCACAGTCAATGGTGAATGTAGCACCCTTCTTCTTTCCCTTCGCTGCTGCTGCACCTCCTCGACTCATTTTCCCTCTGCAACAACACGAAGATGCTTATGCGATTTAACACGTCGTTAATTGAACTTTAATGGGAATCGATTTTGAAAATCGAGTCAATAAGTAGTGAAACCTTCAAATATCTTAAGTAATTGGAAAAGGGAATAAAATACGGTGAAAACCCTAATTTGCCTTTGTTTTTGGcgaaatagaagaagaagaagatgcatagAGGATGAAAGGGTATTACCGTTAGAGACGACGTGAAGATGCAGCGGTGAGgtgagaactgggaagagagaTGAGAACGGCGGTGGGAATTTTAGGGTTTAGATTTGAGGTTTTATACGATGGATTCCATAGGCATGCTCAGGTTTTCTTCTAATAACATAAAACGCTCCGTTTTgtattgttcttttttttttcaaacaatttttttatagaatatttaccttttatttttcataataagcttgacaaaaaaaaattgagagagattatttatgattttcttaaaaaaaaatctaaacataagaaaatgaagttatgtttttaaaaataaaaatattttctttaaactaaatttgtaaattttttgtaaGATAATGAgtctaaaaaatgaaagataatatattttttatattatattatttcttatgTTCCTATTTTTACCCAAACCAGTCAAGAATGAATGAACTTAAAACAAACTTtgagaaagtttttttttttttttttaaataagagtgGCTATTTGTCATCACATTTTGTTTAACAAAGATAAtagcaaataatttttaatcatagaTCTAAAATTGAGTTTTAATAACCTTATTTTTGGCCAACCCTTATTTATACCAATAATATATTTGCAATATGAAATATGACCAATTATCCAGTTTTGAAATATAAGACATTccaatttttaaatatcaaaatatgaaTTATAGTTGCAAAATGGTCGGAAAAAAAGATCAGATAATTAGTGGCTTTTATGTTTAATCGAATTATCCAAATATTAATCAACATTATATTGATTTAaggttaaataaattttgtagtcTCGTCAAATTTcagattttaaatttagtttaaatataatttttgttattgtaatttaatgctttttaaatttttgattttacgattttaatcattttagtttctataaattatattttttattttttattcttaaaacactttaaatagcacttttttattatttaaagtatttttttactatttaaaatattatctaaagtattttaaagataaaaaacatgataaaaacATTTTGCAAACAGCaaagagatttttttaagaacgagaattagaaaaaaaaattaaattacatgaataaaaaatatatttaaatctttaaattttaatctcccAACTCTCAAGGTTTTTACTCATTTTTAATCGTTCACTTATTTTatcactaataattaatttctaagAGAGACTAAAAATGAACCATAACAGAGTAGAAGTTTAATCTTATAAAGACtaattataaacaataaaaataaacttgagattaaaaatagataaaaaaatctataaaaagaCAAATTTTAAACTTGACACTCGTcaagaaaaaattcatttaaccaCCCTTTATTTTACCTAGTAGGGATAGTCACCATATTATCCCGTAGTTATGTTTGTGTTTTGgtaaataattatgttattatattttatcatcatatatataactacttaactaaatattattttattaagaagaCTAACTCAGTTAGTTAAAtatgatatatgaatattataaCTAACTATGATATATTATAAATCTTGTAATATCGTGATTAATTCctacgaataaaaaaattaaagattatttcGTTAAATCAGCCTTGAAATTATCCTAAACTAAGCAAGTTTAGAATCACTGGGGTCAGCTCTTGCACAATAATAGTAGTCTATAATCACATTGCCACTGAGCAGTGGTAAGATTAAGCATATTCTCGATACACAGCATTTGCATGAGCATCGATgtcaaagtaaataatttaCCCACTACAATAAATCCAACAACGACACATGCTCTCATCCACTAATTTATCACTTGAGATGACAATGCACCAGTATTTCTTCCCAAACCTGATTTTCCCAACTAGATACGATCTTATTTTATGCCCTCCAAGGCAAAGAAACTAGAGGAGACCAATGTCCATCACACTGCCACATGGCTGCCCGAAAGATGAATTCCAAGGCCAGCCAGAGTATAAAGTCTGTCATAACATGCCAGCCAGGCTAAAAGCATTATGTAACGTTTCTCAAGCAtacataaattttgattttcgaCAATAACTGTAGTTTGACATAAAACAAGTATATCACCGATTTTGTGAAGGCATTCTGTCGGATTCGTGCCTTAATCGAAAGCTGCTGGATCTGATACTTGGGTCTGACACACTGGCAGTCTGGTGGTATGCTCGCCAACTTGATTCTCTACCAACATGGTTTAATGGCAATGAAGGCAAGTGCTCTCTTTCCCTAGCATGGAATCGACTTGGCAGATGGGTTTCTTCCTGAAAATTGTGTCCTGAAGAACCTGATGGAATATATACGAAGCCAGCACTTCGGTCTGGTGACGAGGCCACTGGTGCTAATTGAACTGACCCACTATGACTACTGGATCTTCGAGTGCTAGAAGCAACAGGTGTCCGTATTGTGGCAGAATTATGAGGTAGCTGAGGTTGATAATATGCTTGAAGAGCTTGGACTCTATCACGGGCCCGAGCATTGCTGCCTGGATAAGGAGGGATCATTGAAGATGCAACAGAGTTCCCAGCCCTAGCAGCAGAACTGCAGAATTACACGAGTCAGATGTTAACCTAATGAATGACCTTACCAAATTTCCAACAGCTAGCAAAAAATGCCTAATTAGGTCGTTTACAATCTAGCAATTGAATTTAAGTATTTAGCCCAATTTCTTTACGTATTTGACAGCATACAACAATGTGAGCCTATACATTTGAGGCTTGAGCAATATACTAACTTCCACAAATACTAAAGCATCCTAGTAAGGTACAAAGAGGCACCTGTGACCAACAAGGAAGGGATGCATAAAAGACCCGGATCTAGGGACATCTGAACCACCCCGGGCAGGCCTTTGACTACCAGGTGATACTGAGGTCTGTTCTGAGGTGCCTAGACGGCTGTTGGCAGAAGAGAAATGAGAGGAATTGTGTTCCCAACTGTGATAATGAAGATCCACTGCAGGAAATGTGTAGGAGGTTGGCATGTCACCAGGTACAGGTGGACCATTCCAGTGGTTGAAATTAGAAGCTTCGGAAACAGTTAAGCCAGAATTGGAGGTGGAGGGATGTATTGGTCCAAAGTAGGCAATATACGGGCAAGGATGACTAGCAGATGATACAGCTGTATGTTCTGCAAATATAGCATGTTGTCCCAGCACATCATGATCTGCATCTCAAAATTCAAGTGGAGATAACAAATTCAGTCAAATGTAAGTTGGATGAAAACGAGGCTAGTGTGCAGGAAAAAGGATCTTACATGCAATTGAAGAAAAATCCCCTTCcctggaaaaataaaaaaacagaatgaGTTACAATCtcattaaaaagtatttttttgggGGTGGGGGGGAGTACATGCATTGCCAGCCAGCCAGCCAGCACAACACTTCCAAACACCATTATTACCAAAAACCTGCTCCCCCCAATCCTCCATAATAGCAACATAATAATACAATCACAACCAATCTTCCATTTCAATATGTCTGACAGAGACCATGATTTTGCTCCACAACAGTTACAGAACTGGAATCAGTTTTGAAACCCCAAAGTAACATTCTAAAATCTAAACAAATATTAAGTTGGAAACTAGCGGAAAGACAGGCACACAGTGCTGTAACTGCTGTCTgtctgcattttttattttgaaaaagtattaaatttgatttgttttaacaatttaatatatagtcaatttgacatgaaagtttGAAATAGAATAGTGAGTGGTTTGGAAAGCAGTTAAAGGGTAAAGTAGTCTAACAAAATTTGTAGACCAAATGGGGGTATCCCTTTGTTATTGTTATAGATTATAAATGACTAGGAACAGGTAAAATGCTAGGGAAATATAAACCAAAACCAGCATCATTTAGTACATGGATagactaattttttgttttacttaatAGCATAAGATATTTCATAACAAGAAAAGGAGAATTACACCCAAGAGGTATAAGATACATCCTTAAACACCAAGGGTGTCTAGCTTGGTTGGTTAAGCaaggtgtgtgtgtgttgtaAATCCCTTGGTACCGTGTTCAATTCctacggataaaaaaaaagatacatcCTTAAACCTTTTTCTTGGGTACATGAATATGCTTAAATATTAGAATTTAACTTGAAATATTATCAAGAATTTCTATTTGTAGTTTttccaaaattaattatcttttaacgTATTATAAGTATGATGTCACAATGTGTACAATGAGAAAAATTCAATAGCGATAAGTACACAACTCTTCAACTTCACCAGAAATTTTGGCAGTTCCCAACAAAACTACACTGGTCTGTTATTTCTAATTCCCAAGTATGGTATGGCTTATACAAGAGAATGTGGGAGGTCCTGTCCTAAATCAATTGGAAGTTAAAGTCTTATTTGAATACAAAGACTTTATGGAGCGACTTATAAACTAACTTTTGAGCTACTGCCTTTAAATTCTTGATACTTTTGTCAAGAGTCAAGATATCCATTTGTTTTTCccactttttcttctcttatttcCCAAAAATCTTATTCTATAATATAGCCCAAATTAGAGATGGCATTAATACTTGTTTCCCACTTTTGTCAAGATGGCATTAATACTTGAACCACATTTGACTTTATTAACCTGATTTGGTTCCAAGTTAAACATACCGTAGTTGACTTTTTATAACATGTAGGacctaaaaacaaataaagtggTATTAGTAACACTGAGAGTACCAATTGTATCTTAGAAACAGCCTTCACAAAAATCCATATGCATGTTTTTTCAGGGGCAAGACACTTTAAAGAACAAAGGAATATCATAAATAGGAATTTGGACATAGATTGGTTAGTATGTATATTCAAGTGTATTACTATAAGCTTACTCGAAAGATGAAGGAAGCCGGGTCAAGTTACCAAAAGGGCACCAGTGAACTCCAAAGGACTGCAGAAAGCATTTGGAAATTAAAGTTTAGTTAACATGGTAAGTGGAATATTCTATCCGCATACAAATGGAAAAGAatgagataatttccaactacTTGTATATTAATAAACGGGATATCGGCTAGAATATTGCGCTGTAAataataatggaagaaaatagCACACCAATAGGGATTAGTTGTACATTTGGAAGATTGACAAAGGTATAGGAATGCAGAAGGCAAATAAAAGCAGGAGAGGGAGTTAAACTTCAAAATAGGTCAAAGATATTGAAatgctttaatttttaagtggCTAGTACACAACATCCAGTTTAGCTTCAATCTAGAAAGTAGTTTTTCCTTCCCTTCTCGTGTGTACTTCTCATACAATATGATATGAATAATACTGCTGGAGAAGGCATATATTGTCCTAAAACAACTATTTCTGGGTAAAACCTTTTTGACAAAATTCAGCAAAATACATGTTTACAGTTTTATAATCGTacatatgtataaaaataagCTACTAATTTCACTTAAGATTAGTTTGCAATTTAAAGTTACTCAGCATCAGCAGAAGATCAAATATAGTTTGTACATGTTAGGGTGAAATGGGATTAATGTCCCTCTAGGGTCATATCTTTCATTTGGACAGCAGTACTCGATAGCACTGATTAATACAAACAACATTTAGGACTGATAGTTGTTATGTTATGTACTGGTCAAGTTCAGAAATAGCAACCCACCTATTTTGCACTGTTAAATTTAAGGCTGATTATAAAATAAACCAATGCAAACACATACTTATGATGTACTAGAGAAACAAAATGGCAAAAACAATTATAAGGTCATGTGACTATTACCATTTCAGAGTAGCTAACATCATATAGATCCTCATCATGTGTCCATTCATCCATGCTAAATTCTGGATATGATCGGCAACCATTAGCATAAAGCCACTGACCTTTTTCAATCTTACGACAATTGGGGCACTGCATTGCCCCCTTTATATTGAAGGCTGAGCCAATGCAATCTGAACAatataaagaatataataagAAGGATAGCAATATGACACGATGCCATGCAGATGCAGCTATCAacttattataaaattgattccAGTAAAACATGAAACCAAGCAATATTGCATTAAAAGTACATGTAGTCATATAAACAAGTGTTGTGAATTAAAGTACTAGTATAAACCAGGAATTTTTCATTCTCACTTTTCTGCATAGAACAAGGTTGTTGGGAGCGAGGATGGTTTGTGTGGCCATAGGTTTAAGACACAGGAAAGACACTTTGATGAACCTATAAGATTTTCCCAGCTCATCAAAACCAATCTATCATTTTTTTGGGCTGAGAATTAGCAATGTTGTATATGATAACTTCTAATAATACTAATGGatgacatataatttaattagccTAATTTAGACAAGTCTTCTTCAACCAAGTTGAGGACTATTAAATGTCTTCCAAAAGAGTTAGCTTCGGACAGTTtaacaagaatgatgaaattcGAGGAATTCTTATCCGTGGAAATTCATAAAATCACTATTCGACATCCACTGCCATATTTCAACCAGAGGAACAAAGAATTATTGAATGTGAAAAATAAGAGGAACTATCTACGTAAGCGTTCCCCGTTGCtctttacaaaataataataaaacacaaagcactctctccttctccctctccctcttatATATCAGCTCCACCCCTCTCC harbors:
- the LOC114407579 gene encoding 60S ribosomal protein L22-2, which gives rise to MSRGGAAAAKGKKKGATFTIDCAKPVEDKIMDIASLEKFLQERIKVGGKAGALGDSVTVTREKTKIILTSDCNFSKRYLKYLTKKYLKKHNVRDWLRVIASNKDRSVYELRYFNIAENEGEEED
- the LOC114407580 gene encoding E3 ubiquitin-protein ligase RFI2-like, encoding MGLGNDDDDGDTHKSFGSVPCSICLEAVTDNGDRSWAKLQCGHQFHLDCIGSAFNIKGAMQCPNCRKIEKGQWLYANGCRSYPEFSMDEWTHDEDLYDVSYSEMSFGVHWCPFGNLTRLPSSFEEGDFSSIAYHDVLGQHAIFAEHTAVSSASHPCPYIAYFGPIHPSTSNSGLTVSEASNFNHWNGPPVPGDMPTSYTFPAVDLHYHSWEHNSSHFSSANSRLGTSEQTSVSPGSQRPARGGSDVPRSGSFMHPFLVGHSSAARAGNSVASSMIPPYPGSNARARDRVQALQAYYQPQLPHNSATIRTPVASSTRRSSSHSGSVQLAPVASSPDRSAGFVYIPSGSSGHNFQEETHLPSRFHAREREHLPSLPLNHVGRESSWRAYHQTASVSDPSIRSSSFRLRHESDRMPSQNR